From Glycine soja cultivar W05 chromosome 4, ASM419377v2, whole genome shotgun sequence, the proteins below share one genomic window:
- the LOC114408784 gene encoding uncharacterized protein LOC114408784 — MSWLARSFANSLRLDGDVDDENDIVLDPPTTSSRDPAQQQHEARENAFGSEAEEDEETQDRAGVKEDLDEIKQTLTRQFWGMASFLAPPPSDSHSHSQSDPSSFVSDQSNHRAVSPNEELQLDEAAISNHSNSVSVGSDSEGDFGLEQRAVGITEEVLVFAMNIAMHPETWLDFPIDEEDDTDDFDMSDAQQEHAAVVERLTPRLAALRIELCPCHMSESYFWKVYFVLLHSRLNKEDAGILSTPQVMAARAMWMQELHKQTKPEFEIFGRSASYSRDKAQHDDFTPNLLDDAYSDDTPNQTYGYRTTSLSMMSDCETDKHMVESSGMHFTDKSVIEENSIIKTENKDLKCGRPSQIIIQDYDDDDEWPEEDSDIGGYGGTTHPMVNEDDISFSDLEDDDYGIKPVSSSTGSKVI, encoded by the exons atgtcATGGCTGGCTCGTTCCTTCGCAAACTCTCTCCGACTCGATGGCGACGTAGACGACGAAAACGACATCGTACTGGATCCACCTACCACCTCATCGAGAGACCCCGCGCAACAGCAACACGAGGCACGAGAAAATGCATTCGGATCAGAAGCTGAAGAAGACGAAGAAACGCAAGATCGTGCTGGAGTCAAAGAGGACCTCGACGAAATCAAGCAAACCCTAACTCGTCAATTTTGGGGAATGGCCTCCTTCCTCGCTCCACCGCCATCTgattctcattctcattctcaATCCGATCCCTCTTCGTTCGTTTCCGATCAATCCAATCATCGCGCTGTTTCTCCGAACGAAGAACTGCAATTGGATGAGGCTGCGATTTCCAATCACTCTAATTCGGTTTCGGTGGGATCCGATTCGGAAGGGGATTTTGGTCTCGAGCAACGCGCGGTTGGAATTACCGAAGAGGTGCTGGTCTTCGCGATGAACATTGCTATGCATCCCGAGACGTGGTTGGATTTTCCTATTGATGAGGAAGATGACACCGACG ATTTTGACATGTCTGATGCACAACAAGAGCATGCTGCGGTTGTTGAAAGATTGACTCCTAGATTAGCTGCGCTCAGAATTGAACTGTGCCCTTGTCATATGAGTGAAAGTTACTTCTGGAAAGTGTATTTTGTTCTTTTGCATTCAAGGCTCAATAAGGAAGACGCAGGGATTTTGTCTACACCCCAG GTCATGGCAGCAAGAGCAATGTGGATGCAGGAATTGCATAAACAAACAAAGcctgaatttgaaatttttggaAGAAGTGCTTCCTACTCAAGAGACAAGGCACAGCACGATGATTTTACTCCCAACTTATTGGATGATGCTTATTCTGATGACACGCCTAATCAGACATATGGATATAGAACAACCTCTTTGTCCATGATGTCAGATTGTGAGACTGATAAGCACATGGTTGAAAGTTCTGGAATGCATTTCACCGATAAGTCTGTTATTGAggaaaattcaattattaaaacTGAAAACAAGGATCTAAAATGTGGTCGACCCTCTCAAATTATTATTCAggattatgatgatgatgatgaatggCCAGAGGAAGATTCTGATATAGGGGGATATGGTGGAACAACTCATCCCATGGTGAATGAAGATGACATATCTTTCAGTGATCTTGAGGATGATGATTATGGCATTAAACCCGTTAGTTCCAGTACAGGTTCAAAGGTGATATGA
- the LOC114408785 gene encoding uncharacterized protein LOC114408785 — protein sequence MAATTTSSSSSCGGGSFLSLRSPNSDESRVSSTQASSSACGKFDGVAMWFINGVTTAFFASLNRCSCIRIATEEDGDDANDLPLMLNDGNIRHDGVVAVVGTASRRRTGKGKKNEAVLVDDY from the coding sequence ATGGCTGCCACTACCACCTCTTCCAGTTCCAGCTGCGGCGGCGGCAGCTTCTTAAGTCTCCGATCACCAAATTCCGATGAGTCCAGGGTCTCCTCCACCCAAGCCTCTTCCTCCGCTTGCGGCAAGTTTGATGGGGTGGCAATGTGGTTCATCAACGGCGTCACAACGGCTTTCTTTGCCTCCTTGAACCGTTGCTCTTGCATTCGCATCGCCACCGAAGAAGACGGTGATGATGCCAATGACTTGCCGTTGATGCTCAACGACGGAAATATCCGCCACGATGGCGTCGTCGCCGTTGTAGGCACCGCCAGCAGGAGAAGGACGGGTAAAGGGAAGAAGAATGAAGCTGTTCTTGTCGACGACTACTGA
- the LOC114408783 gene encoding protein PHLOEM PROTEIN 2-LIKE A10-like: MNEAYQIFPHLMDANGNSIKAKANKSLQFSLRNKNYLLLIALFGASGYAAYNSPYVAQKRRRIAKLLRAFVSLAELISNSADIVAVISNDLNRFLASESDEIPNSLKQLAKIAKSNDFSTSLARLSEAVTLGIFLGYKSHAGNDYNGNKDNIPSEITAEASRFSDRVLERLFSKAGTGFVSVVVGSFARNLVLGFYDAESVGTRSQSDVPGWVNVICDERCGKLIGDCVQTFVSTAVAVFLDKTKDVNTYDEMLAGLSNPKHQENVKGILVSMCNGAVETFVRTSHQVLTNRSVRSNSDLSVSPVVVPVSEEGCLKQEALLQQLKIGSSVNGVQDVGWLEQIKSTLLVPVNQRFVLDVTGRVTIETVRSFVAFLLWRISDGFKSSVSKVHEEVLGKGLEVVRYVGAKSSVILTLCLALYLHIMGGSRILLPA, from the exons ATGAACGAAGCTTATCAGATATTTCCCCATCTCATGGATGCCAATGGAAACTCAATTAAAGCCAAAGCAAA CAAGAGTCTTCAATTCTCTCTAAGAAACAAAAACTACCTTCTCCTAATTGCCTTGTTCGGTGCCTCCGGTTACGCTGCCTACAATTCACCCTATGTCGCTCAGAAACGGCGCCGTATTGCCAAGCTCCTCAGAGCCTTCGTTTCCCTCGCCGAGTTAATTTCCAACTCCGCGGACATCGTTGCCGTTATCTCCAACGACTTGAACCGCTTCCTCGCTTCCGAATCCGACGAAATCCCCAACAGTTTGAAGCAGTTAGCCAAAATCGCAAAATCGAACGACTTCTCAACGTCGCTGGCTAGGCTTTCCGAGGCTGTGACGCTCGGGATTTTTCTAGGGTATAAATCACACGCGGGTAACGATTATAACGGCAACAAAGATAATATTCCTTCGGAAATCACCGCGGAAGCTTCTAGATTCTCCGATAGGGTGTTGGAGAGGCTTTTCTCCAAGGCTGGAACGGGTTTTGTGTCTGTTGTGGTGGGAAGCTTTGCGAGGAACTTGGTTTTGGGTTTCTACGATGCCGAATCCGTCGGCACGAGGTCTCAATCGGATGTTCCTGGATGGGTGAATGTGATTTGTGATGAGAGGTGTGGGAAGCTTATAGGGGATTGTGTGCAGACTTTTGTGAGTACTGCTGTTGCTGTTTTTCTTGATAAGACAAAGGATGTGAATACCTATGACGAAATGTTGGCCGGATTGTCGAATCCGAAGCACCAGGAGAATGTGAAGGGGATTTTGGTTTCCATGTGTAATGGTGCTGTTGAAACCTTTGTTAGAACTTCTCACCAGGTTTTGACGAACCGGAGTGTGAGGTCGAATTCGGATTTGTCTGTGTCTCCTGTTGTTGTTCCGGTGAGTGAAGAAGGGTGCCTGAAACAGGAGGCACTTCTGCAGCAGCTCAAAATTGGAAGCTCAGTTAATGGTGTTCAGGATGTTGGGTGGCTTGAACAGATTAAGTCAACGCTGTTGGTGCCCGTGAACCAGAGGTTCGTGCTTGATGTCACTGGGAGAGTGACGATTGAAACTGTGAGGTCATTTGTGGCGTTTTTGCTGTGGAGAATATCAGATGGATTCAAGAGTAGTGTTAGTAAGGTTCATGAAGAGGTTCTGGGCAAAGGACTGGAGGTGGTTAGATATGTTGGAGCTAAGTCATCGGTTATTCTTACCTTGTGTCTTGCTTTGTATTTGCATATTATGGGTGGTAGTAGGATTCTTTTGCCTGCTTAG